From Brachionichthys hirsutus isolate HB-005 chromosome 16, CSIRO-AGI_Bhir_v1, whole genome shotgun sequence, a single genomic window includes:
- the card11 gene encoding caspase recruitment domain-containing protein 11, with amino-acid sequence MENGAADDVEALWDKVECKRHELCCTISPAKITPYLRQCKVLDEQDEDEILHSMLLVSKANRTSRLLDILHNKGERGYVAFLESLEFSYPDLYKLVTGKEPTRRFSTIVVKEGHEGLTQFLMNEVMKLQQQHKVKTLQQAELSRKNCTLEDEQKKLRLANQELQAIQQRYSKLREERNTYSDELLRLKDENYKLAMRYAALSEEKNMAVMRSRDLQLEIDQLKHRLNKLEEECRMERRQSLKLKNDIENRPKREQIFELERENEMLKIKLQELQSIIQPGPLPESDKAILDILEHDRQEALEDRQDLVNRLYNLHEEVRQAEELRDKYLEEKEELELKSSTLQKDCEMYRNRIGTVTIQLEEVEKERDQAFRARDDAQHQFSQSLVAKDKYRKLIRELEEKSDELHIELVHKEVKLVALESRVRRMSKDAVSDQSLPGGPPLTIISQGAEFKPIQGQSGWSSDESPEDKDLAEKPRLKRRPIVKAGNRVKSPVWAPKDLHIHSELNLPAVPLGNGGDVQTPNSHTSNRSLSVCPSFPMSPVQLPSLAHPLSSSFSPSPSPVPFNVVEQPNRPNMLCYRHDSIQSILAEPPEKASLYRRTREKDHEFQPRSHSDLDSDNMEMEFEDEVPFGPPSVHSSSSSSHQSEGLDTYDLEQVNNIFRKFSLERPFRPSLSSFSRIRSSLNAVQELSLLGDNLLKDITLAGGNDRGIFVSSVQSGSLAEKAGLREGQHLLLLEGCIRGENQSIPLDTSTQEEAYWTLQHCSGPVKLHYRSNIDSFRRLQRDLSEGVLTSGDSFYIRVNLNISSQSDSCSLSVRCDEVVHVLDTRPQGRSEWLCARVDPYTSSDLADHGTVPSNTRAKQLLLVKIQKLVCRGGKEENESHRNSRVSLQPEEISPSPDPKSSPRLSRAGMFLTQILQFVSRVDIKYKRMNSSERVRIVNSGSTPLPIQGFETLRPEDAADPDSELSRSLNLIPYSHVTPQRSQRRRPVLFSPTVLAKTLIQKILNMGGAMDFNICKPDILSKEEFHLKQNAEPFIHYKEKQATFECITRENIEAVTAKAKHCLLEAELSCVKHLLRREIYPIIIYVKICEKNVKKLRKLPLRVESEEEFVRLCRAKEKELESIPCLYASLEPETWAGVDDLIRVVKDRILEEQKKTVWVEQDLL; translated from the exons ATGGAAAATGGTGCTGCCGATGACGTCGAGGCTCTTTGGGACAAAGTGGAGTGCAAACGTCATGAGTTGTGCTGCACCATCTCGCCGGCAAAGATCACCCCATACCTCCGCCAGTGCAAAGTCCTGGATGAGCAGGATGAGGACGAGATCCTCCACTCCATGCTGCTGGTGTCCAAAGCAAACCGCACGA GCCGCCTGCTGGACATTCTCCACAATAAAGGAGAGCGGGGCTACGTGGCATTTCTGGAGAGTCTGGAATTTTCATACCCTGACCTGTACAAGCTGGTTACAGGGAAGGAACCCACACGGCGCTTCTCCACCATTGTAG TCAAGGAGGGTCATGAGGGTCTGACCCAGTTCCTGATGAATGAAgtgatgaagctgcagcagcagcataaagTCAAGACGCTGCAGCAGGCTGAGCTCAGCAGGAAAAACTGCACCCTGGAGGACGAGCAGAAGAAGCTAAGACTGGCCAATCAGGAGCTTCAGGCCATCCAGCAAA GATACAGCAAGttgagagaagagagaaacacCTACAGCGATGAGCTGCTGAGACTCAAAGATGAAAACTACAAACTGGCCATGAGGTACGCGGCGCTCAGCGAGGAGAAGAACATGGCTGTGATGAGGAGCCGGGACTTGCAGCTGGAG ATAGATCAGCTGAAGCACCGGCTGAACAAGCTGGAGGAAGAGTGTAGGATGGAGAGGAGGCAGAGTCTCAAGCTGAAGAACGACATTGAGAACCGGCCAAAGAGAGAGCAGATCTTTGAGCTGGAAAGAGAGAACGAAATGCTCAAGATCAAACTACAGGAGCTACAGTCCATCATACAG CCTGGACCCCTCCCCGAGTCAGACAAAGCCATCCTTGATATTTTGGAGcatgacagacaggaagcatTGGAGGACCGACAGGATCTGGTCAACCGTCTCTACAACCTCCACGAAGAAGTTAGACAGGCAGAGGAACTTCGAGATAAG tacctggaggagaaggaggagctggagctaAAGAGCTCCACGCTGCAAAAGGACTGTGAAATGTACCGCAACCGCATCGGCACCGTCACCATCCAGCtcgaggaggtggagaaagagcGGGACCAG GCCTTCCGAGCCAGAGACGACGCGCAGCACCAGTTTTCGCAGAGTCTTGTTGCCAAAGACAAATATCGCAAGCTGATTCGCGAACTGGAGGAGAAGAGCGACGAACTCCATATCGAGCTCGTACACAAAGAGGTCAAACTGGTCGCCTTGGAGTCCCGCGTGAGACGCATGTCCAAGGACGCCGTTTCAGACCAG AGTTTGCCTGGGGGCCCGCCTCTGACCATTATCTCTCAGGGGGCGGAGTTTAAACCCATCCAGGGCCAATCAGGATGGTCCAGTGACGAGTCGCCGGAAGATAAAGACTTGGCCGAGAAGCCCCGCCTCAAACGCAGACCCATTGTCAAAGCAGGG aACCGAGTGAAGTCTCCAGTTTGGGCACCTAAAGACCTTCACATCCACTCAGAGCTGAATCTACCTGCAG TTCCGTTGGGCAACGGAGGAGATGTCCAGACTCCAAACTCCCACACCAGCAACCGCTCCCTATCTGTCTGTCCCAGTTTCCCAATGTCACCTGTGCAATTGCCTTCCTTAGCTCACCCGCtatcttcctccttctccccatCCCCCTCGCCAGTCCCCTTCAATGTGGTGGAACAGCCCAACAGGCCAAATATG CTGTGTTACCGTCACGACAGCATCCAATCCATCCTTGCGGAGCCACCAGAGAAAGCCTCGCTTTACCGCAGAACAAGGGAGAAGGATCATGAGTTCCAACCCCGCAG CCACTCCGACCTTGATAGTGATAACATGGAAATGGAATTTG AGGATGAAGTACCCTTCGGCCCTCCTTCggtccactcctcctcctcctcctcccatcagtCAGAAGGGCTAGACACGTATGATCTGGAGCAGGTCAACAATATCTTCAGGAAATTCTCTCTGGAAAG GCCCTTCCGGCCATCCCTGTCCTCCTTCTCGAGGATCCGCTCCTCCCTGAACGCAGTGCAGGAGCTGTCGCTGCTGGGCGACAACCTGCTGAAGGACATCACGCTGGCTGGTGGCAACGACAGAGGGATTTTCGTCTCATCCGTCCAATCAGGCTCTTTAGCTGAGAAGGCGGGGCTACGAGAAGGCCAGCATCTGCTGCTG CTCGAGGGATGCATACGTGGGGAGAACCAAAGCATTCCATTGGATACTAGCACTCAGGAGGAAGCCTATTGGACGCTGCAGCACTGCTCTGGGCCGGTCAAGCTCCACTATCGAAGCAACATTGACT CCTTCCGTCGCCTTCAGAGGGACTTGTCCGAGGGCGTGCTGACTTCTGGCGACTCCTTCTACATACGGGTCAACCTCAACatctccagccaatcagacagcTGCTCTCTGAGTGTGCGATGTGATGAAGTGGTGCACGTGCTGGACACCAGGCCCCAGGGCCGCAGTGAATGGCTATGCGCTCGCGTCGACCCCTACACCAGCTCTGACCTCGCCGATCACGGCACCGTACCCAGCAACACACG ggccAAGCAGCTGCTATTGGTTAAGATACAGAAGTTAGTGTGTCGAGGggggaaagaagaaaatgaaagtcaCCGTAACAGTCGG GTCAGTTTACAGCCAGAGGAAATCAGCCCCTCTCCTGATCCGAAATCCAGCCCACGTTTGTCCAGAGCTGGCATGTTCCTCACTCAGATCCTACAG TTTGTCAGCAGGGTGGATATCAAATACAAGCGAATGAACAGCAGTGAGCGGGTGAGGATCGTCAACTCCGGCAGCACACCGCTACCCATTCAAGGCTTTGAGACTCTCAGGCCAGAAG atgctgctgaCCCAGATAGTGAGCTGAGCAGGAGTTTGAACCTGATTCCCTACAGTCATGTCACTCCCCAGCGGAGCCAGAGGAGAAGACCGGTCCTCTTCAGTCCCACCGTTCTAGCCAAAACACTGATCCAGAAAATACTCAACATGGGGGGAGCCATGGACTTTAACATCTGCAAACCAG ACATCCTCTCCAAAGAAGAGTTTCACCTGAAACAGAACGCGGAGCCCTTTATTCACTACAAAGAGAAACAAGCAACATTTGAATGCATCACCAGAGAAAACATAGAGGCTGTTACCGCTAag GCCAAACACTGCCTGCTGGAGGCTGAGCTGAGTTGCGTCAAACACCTGCTGCGTAGAGAAATCTACCCAATCATCATTTATGTAAAGATCTGTGAGAAAAATGTCAAGAAGTTACG GAAGTTGCCTCTGCGCGTGGAGTCAGAGGAAGAGTTTGTGAGGTTGTGTCGAGCTAAAGAGAAGGAGTTGGAGAGCATCCCCTGCCTCTACGCCAGCCTGGAGCCCGAGACCTGGGCGGGCGTGGACGACCTGATCAGGGTCGTCAAAGACAGAatcctggaggagcagaagaagacggTCTGGGTGGAGCAGGACCTCCTATAG
- the LOC137905823 gene encoding monocyte to macrophage differentiation factor 2-like has translation MDLRKTTFRRFMNCRVPPSKRYQPTEYEHAANCATHGLWILPSLVGGSVLYFLSVDQWHRVAAWLYGSGLTGLFVTSTLFHTAAWKISHLRMVEQRFHMCDRMAIYVFIASTYSPWLMLRELGPWSCHMRWLIWVMACVGSMYVFCFHERYKLVELLGYVAMGSVPALVILSMVERTGVCELAVGGLFYVVGVVFFKCDGLVPFAHAIWHLFVAAGASVHYYAIWRYLYLPEPPLHTSR, from the exons ATGGACCTCAGGAAGACAACATTTaggag GTTCATGAACTGCAGGGTGCCGCCCAGTAAGAGATACCAGCCCACTGAATATGAGCATGCTGCGAACTGTGCCACACACGGG TTGTGGATCCTCCCAAGTCTGGTGGGCGGGTCTGTgctctacttcctgtctgtggaccAATGGCATCGCGTGGCTGCCTGGCTCTATGGGAGTGGCCTCACTGGTCTTTTTGTCACCTCAACGCTCTTCCACACAGCTGCCTGGAAAATCAGCCAcctccg GATGGTGGAGCAGCGTTTCCACATGTGCGACAGAATGGCCATTTACGTCTTCATAGCGTCCACCTACTCTCCCTG GTTGATGCTGAGGGAGCTCGGGCCCTGGTCCTGTCACATGCGCTGGCTGATATGGGTCATGGCTTGTGTGGGATCCATGTACGTCTTCTGTTTCCACGAGAG gtacaAGCTGGTGGAGCTGTTGGGATATGTGGCCATGGGCTCCGTTCCTGCTCTGGTCATCTTGTCTATG GTGGAGcgtacaggtgtgtgtgaacTGGCGGTAGGCGGTCTCTTCTACGTGGTGGGCGTGGTCTTCTTTAAGTGCGATGGCCTCGTGCCATTCGCCCACGCCATCTGGCATCTTTTTGTTGCTGCAGGAGCCAGCGTTCATTATTACGCTATCTGGAGGTACCTGTACCTGCCTGAGCCGCCGCTGCACACATCAAGGTGA
- the bud31 gene encoding protein BUD31 homolog has product MPKVKRSRKPPPDGWELIEPTLDELDQKMREAETEPHEGKRKVESLWPIFRLHHQRSRYIYDLFYKRKAISRELYEYCIKEGYADKNLIAKWKKQGYENLCCLRCIQTRDTNFGTNCICRVPKSKLEVGRIIECTHCGCRGCSG; this is encoded by the exons ATGCCCAAAGTTAAGAGAAGTCGGAAGCCTCCTCCAGACGGCTGGGAGCTCATTGAACCCACTTTAGACGAGCTGGATCAGAAAATGAGAGAAG CTGAAACAGAGCCACATgaggggaaaagaaaagtggaGTCCCTTTGGCCAATTTTCCGGTTGCATCACCAGAGAAGCCGATACATCTATGATCTCTTCTACAAAAGAAAAGCCATCAGTAGAG AGCTGTACGAGTACTGTATCAAGGAAGGCTATGCAGATAAGAATCTGATTGCCAAGTGGAAGAAGCAGGGATACGAGAACCTGTGTTGCTTGCGTTGCATCCAAACACGAGACACCAACTTTGGAACCAACTGTATCTGCAGAGTCCCCAAGAGCAAGCTAGAAGTT gGAAGGATCATTGAATGCACTCACTGTGGCTGCAGAGGATGTTCTGGTTAA
- the pdap1b gene encoding pdgfa associated protein 1b isoform X1 produces the protein MPRGGKKGGHKGRVRTYTSPEEIDAQMKAEKEREQQEQDGEGEGATPNSLAEKQPASGSEDSDDENSLRKRAGVEGLIEIDNPNRVAQKSKKVAQIELDEPKQLSRREREEIEKQKAKERHMKMHLAGKTDQAKADLARLAIIKKQREDAAKKKDEEKKAKDAKDAAAAAARGMNSLSMK, from the exons atgcccCGAGGAG GTAAGAAAGGTGGTCACAAGGGTCGCGTCCGAACATATACCAGCCCCGAGGAGATAGACGCCCAAATGAAGGCAGAGAAGGAGAGGGAACAG CAGGAGCAGGACGGGGAGGGGGAAGGGGCAACTCCAAATTCCTTGGCAGAGAAGCAACCTGCATCAGGATCAGAAGACAGCGATGATGAAAATTCCCTG AGGAAGAGAGCCGGCGTGGAGGGCTTGATAGAAATTGATAACCCCAACAGAGTGGCTCAGAAGTCCAAGAAAGTGGCACAGATCGAGCTGGATGAGCCCAAGCAGTTATcaaggagagagag AGAGGAGATTGAGAAGCAGAAAGCAAAGGAGCGCCACATGAAGATGCACTTGGCAGGGAAGACGGACCAGGCCAAAGCTGACCTCGCTCGCCTCGCCATCATCAAGAAACAGAGAGAAGAcgcagcaaaaaagaaagacgaggagaaaaAAG CAAAAGATGCaaaagatgcagcagcagcagcggccagAGGAATGAACTCGCTCTCAATGAAATGA
- the pdap1b gene encoding pdgfa associated protein 1b isoform X2, whose amino-acid sequence MPRGGKKGGHKGRVRTYTSPEEIDAQMKAEKEREQEQDGEGEGATPNSLAEKQPASGSEDSDDENSLRKRAGVEGLIEIDNPNRVAQKSKKVAQIELDEPKQLSRREREEIEKQKAKERHMKMHLAGKTDQAKADLARLAIIKKQREDAAKKKDEEKKAKDAKDAAAAAARGMNSLSMK is encoded by the exons atgcccCGAGGAG GTAAGAAAGGTGGTCACAAGGGTCGCGTCCGAACATATACCAGCCCCGAGGAGATAGACGCCCAAATGAAGGCAGAGAAGGAGAGGGAACAG GAGCAGGACGGGGAGGGGGAAGGGGCAACTCCAAATTCCTTGGCAGAGAAGCAACCTGCATCAGGATCAGAAGACAGCGATGATGAAAATTCCCTG AGGAAGAGAGCCGGCGTGGAGGGCTTGATAGAAATTGATAACCCCAACAGAGTGGCTCAGAAGTCCAAGAAAGTGGCACAGATCGAGCTGGATGAGCCCAAGCAGTTATcaaggagagagag AGAGGAGATTGAGAAGCAGAAAGCAAAGGAGCGCCACATGAAGATGCACTTGGCAGGGAAGACGGACCAGGCCAAAGCTGACCTCGCTCGCCTCGCCATCATCAAGAAACAGAGAGAAGAcgcagcaaaaaagaaagacgaggagaaaaAAG CAAAAGATGCaaaagatgcagcagcagcagcggccagAGGAATGAACTCGCTCTCAATGAAATGA
- the ap5z1 gene encoding AP-5 complex subunit zeta-1, with protein sequence MYSHGSESLIRQAREIQESELQKFYSRLLKLLQGKELGHDTVDSLQRLHLILSANKFTMKLPPELQSKVVSLLCSPSEQLQVLSSAVLIETLPPYGQELNNISEKIGPLNSHAAALLLSQARSRTDLSSLCTRLLRSLESRQSEGSAHLFTHTLPILNTVLTHSPESLTDDHVTLLSKKLVDWLRYASITQGGGASSSGFFTGPRSRQPAPIAELDGTVSGDFFTVLCVGQGFTDDQWMNVYSFSMLRHWLLTFHCVSNGNTAADADDRSEVDSSVVSMVSATSSSSRLLPPKERLREKAFQYCQRLIEQSDRKAHKRTDADLQKACLVEAVCVLDCVCVEDASLVYRAFPCIKALFGRLSSDLSFARVLLPIAQFYLNHGEMAAVDCDGVWKLVFERFPAELFNDNFLAHELLRFLRLNLVSLQLRVQQYTAFFPNLLKLLAWNTPAMVDDFVDLLPSLVTTGTAIELLHTLLDLPCLSATLVLQLRSTCMPISEPGGLVSLDAFRNPSFRGLFLFLLRAESGSGDTIERLSTLHDLLSEAVEWPRVVQCAQAVPVLLHIFFNTVFTVANEKLLAHLILVMLERSCLLLDVPKYIKETHRVFSCHLLRLCKLRPSLVVEQSRELLEFAGATSNVYNKEEIYTHVVWVLGEYLSVSCDSRCSVRLITSCFEALEAVLFEITSSSAPLGAVCPAPRVITTLMSALAKLASRSHDLIPRVSLFFSKLRTVTRGGPVCWCSDEDDLVSIVTRGEELWSLLKSPGVAQSVLTPPPHVITPQWHRDTNLAMPLQLRTLTSLTHSQ encoded by the exons ATGTACTCCCACGGTTCTGAGAGTTTGATCAGACAAGCGAG GGAGATCCAGGAGTCTGAGCTGCAAAAGTTTTACAGTAGGCTGCTTAAGCTGCTCCAAGGGAAGGAGCTCGGTCATGATACTGTGGACTCCCTGCAGAGGCTTCACCTCATCCTCTCTGCCAACAAGTTCACCATGAA GTTGCCTCCAGAGCTTCAGAGTAAGGTCGTGTCGCTTCTCTGCTCCCCctcagagcagctgcaggtgcTGAGCTCAGCTGTGCTCATCGAGACACTGCCCCCTTATGGCCAAGAACTGAACAACATCTCAGAGAAAATCGGTCCCTTAAACAGCCATgcggctgctctgctgctctctcag GCTCGGTCCAGGACTGATCTGTCCTCTCTCTGCACTCGGCTGCTTCGCAGTCTGGAAAGCCGACAATCAGAGGGATCAGCTCATTTGTTCACGCACACCCTCCCCATCCTCAACACCGTCCTCACACACAGCCCAGAGTCCCTCACAGACG ATCATGTGACCCTCCTGAGTAAAAAGCTTGTTGATTGGCTGCGTTATGCTAGCATCACTCAAGGGGGTGGGGCTTCTTCCAGTGGGTTCTTCACAGGGCCCCGGTCACGCCAG CCGGCGCCCATAGCGGAGCTCGATGGGACGGTGTCGGGGGATTTCTTTACTGTGCTGTGCGTGGGCCAGGGCTTCACCGATGACCAGTGGATGAATGTCTATTCCTTTTCAATGCTCCGCCACTGGCTTCTCACCTTCCACTGCGTTTCCAACGGCAACACTGCAGCGGACGCAG ATGACCGGTCGGAGGTGGATAGCTCGGTGGTTTCCATGGTTTCGgccacttcctcctccagccGACTGCTCCCTCCGAAGGAGCGCCTGCGGGAGAAGGCCTTCCAGTACTGCCAGCGGCTCATCGAGCAGAGCGATCGCA AGGCACACAAAAGGACCGATGCGGATCTGCAGAAAGCG TGTCTTGTGGAGGCTGTGTGTGtactggactgtgtgtgtgtggaggacgCCTCGCTGGTCTACCGGGCGTTCCCGTGCATCAAGGCGCTCTTCGGTCGACTCAGCTCTGACCTGTCGTTCGCCCGAGTCCTGCTGCCCATCGCGCAGTTCTACCTCAACCACG GCGAGATGGCTGCGGTCGACTGTGACGGCGTGTGGAAGCTGGTGTTTGAACGATTCCCCGCCGAGCTGTTCAACGACAACTTCCTGGCACATGAGCTTCTACGCTTCCTTCGACTGAACCTCGTCAGTCTGCAGCTCCGTGTCCAACAGTACACGGCATTTTTTCCAAACCTGCTGAAG CTGTTGGCTTGGAATACCCCAGCAATGGTGGATGACTTTGTGGATTTGCTGCCCTCTCTGGTGACAACTGGAACTGCAATAGAGCTTCTCCACACTCTGCTGGATCTGCCTTGTCTCTCAGCTACACTGGTCCTGCAACTCAG gtcaaCTTGTATGCCCATCTCTGAGCCAGGCGGCCTCGTGTCACTTGATGCGTTTCGAAACCCTTCTTTCAGAGGGCTTTTTCTCTTCTTGCTTCGAGCAGAGTCGGGTTCAG GCGACACAATCGAGCGGCTGAGCACGCTCCATGATCTGCTGTCTGAGGCTGTAGAATGGCCGAGGGTCGTCCAGTGTGCCCAGGCCGTGCCCGTGCTTCTGCACATTTTTTTCAACACAGTTTTCACG GTCGCCAATGAGAAACTTTTAGCCCACTTGATCCTGGTAATGCTGGAGAGAAGCTGCCTCCTCCTCGACGTCCCGAAATACATCAAAGAGACACACAG GGTGTTCAGCTGCCACCTGCTGAGGTTGTgcaagctccgcccctctctggTGGTAGAACAATCTCGCGAGCTGCTGGAGTTCGCTGGAGCCACATCCAACGTCTACAACAAGGAAGAGATCTACACACACGTG GTGTGGGTGCTGGGCGAGTACCTGTCCGTGTCATGTGACTCCCGCTGCTCCGTGAGactcatcacttcctgtttcgagGCCCTGGAGGCGGTGCTGTTTGAGATCACCTCATCTTCCGCACCACTCGGAGCAGTTTGCCCCGCCCCCAGAGTTATCACCACTCTAATGAGTGCTCTGGCGAAGCTGGCGTCacgatcacatgacctcatacccaG GGTATCTCTGTTCTTCTCCAAACTGAGAACAGTCACCAGAGGTGGGCCAGTGTGCTGGTGCTCTGATGAAGATGACCTTGTTTCCATAGTAACAAGAGGGGAGGAGTTATGGTCGCTGCTGAAGTCTCCCGGCGTGGCGCAGAGTGTCTTGACCCCCCCTCCGCATGTGATTACCCCACAGTGGCACCGTGACACCAACTTGGCCATGCCACTGCAACTGCGGACCCTCACCAGCCTCACGCATTCACAGTGA
- the wipi2 gene encoding WD repeat domain phosphoinositide-interacting protein 2, with product MNLASQSGDAGGNQLLFANFNQDNTSLAVGTKSGYKFFSLSSVDKLEQIYECMDTEDVCIVERLFSSSLVAIVSLKAPRKLKVCHFKKGTEICNYSYSNTILAVKLNRQRLIVCLEESLYIHNIRDMKVLHTIRETPPNPSGLCALSISNDNCYLAYPGSATIGEVQVFDTVNLRAANMIPAHDSPLAALAFDASGIKLATASEKGTVIRVFSIPEGQKLFEFRRGVKRCVSICSLAFSMEGLYLSASSNTETVHIFKLETQKEKYVPAEEPTTWGGYLGKVLMASTTYLPSQVTEMFTQGRAFATVRLPFCGHKNICALAVIQKIPRLLVAAADGYLYLYNLDPQEGGECTLMKQHRLDGIAEPSDEILEQGSHDRPLVAQTYSAAVTKGYGDEQGAVGGAGLEDDLNDLRLEEENEQPPLILETD from the exons ATGAACCTGGCCAGTCAAAGCGGGGATGCTGGCGGAAACCAGCTCCTGTTTGCCAACTTTAATCAGGATAACAC gTCCTTAGCAGTTGGCACCAAATCAGGATACAAGTTTTTCTCCCTGTCCTCTGTGGACAAACTGGAGCAGATATACGAGTGTA TGGACACGGAGGATGTGTGTATTGTGGAGCGTCTGTTCTCCAGCAGCCTGGTGGCCATTGTCAGCCTGAAGGCGCCGAGGAAGCTAAAGGTCTGTCACTTCAAGAAGGGAACTGAGATCTGCAACTACTCCTATTCCAACACCATACTAGCTGTCAAGCTCAACAGACAG AGGCTGATCGTTTGTCTGGAGGAGTCGCTTTACATTCACAACATCCGAGATATGAAAGTGTTACACACGATCAGAGAAACGCCGCCGAACCCTTCAG GATTGTGCGCCCTTTCCATCAGCAATGACAATTGTTACCTGGCCTATCCAGGCAGCGCTACAATAGGAGAAGTTCAAGTCTTTGACACAGTGAACCTG CGAGCGGCTAATATGATTCCCGCCCACGACAGCCCATTAGCCGCTCTGGCTTTCGATGCCAGTGGAATCAAACTGGCCACAGCCTCAGAGAAG GGCACAGTCATTCGGGTTTTCTCAATCCCAGAGGGACAGAAGCTCTTTGAGTTTCGAAGAGGAGTCAAGAG GTGCGTGAGCATTTGCTCACTGGCGTTCAGTATGGAAGGCCTTTACCTCTCGGCCTCCAGCAACACGGAGACGGTGCACATCTTCAAATTAGAAACTCAGAAGGAGAAGTACGT accgGCGGAAGAGCCGACCACATGGGGAGGCTACCTGGGCAAGGTCCTAATGGCGTCGACTACGTACCTGCCTTCCCAGGTTACGGAAATGTTCACCCAGGGGCGAGCCTTCGCTACTGTACGCTTGCCTTTCTGCGGACACAAGAACATCTGCGCCTTAGCTGT GATCCAGAAGATTCCCAGGTTGTTGGTGGCCGCCGCCGATGGTTACCTGTACCTGTACAACCTGGACCCACAAGAGGGAGGGGAATGCACCCTGATGAAGCAGCACAG GTTGGATGGCATTGCTGAGCCATCCGATGAGATCCTCGAGCAGGGGTCACATGACCGCCCTCTTGTGGCCCAAACCTACAGTGCCGCAGTCACTAAAG GTTACGGCGATGAGCAGGGCGCTGTTGGGGGGGCAGGGCTGGAGGACGACCTCAACGACCTGCGTTTGGAAGAAGAGAACGAGCAACCACCACTGATCCTCGAAACTGACTGA